The genomic interval GTTGATATAGAAGTgccatttaatttgattaaatctTGCAGGTCGAGCTGTTGATTGATTTGAATCAGTTTTTATATTGCCAACCCATTATTAGTTGTTTACTTAGAAAGCAAAATGTTAAAGAATTCCTCGTTTCTCTTTGGTCTTTGCGCATGAGGTCTCCGTCGCCACTGTTATCATCGCGTCCCCGTGAAGGCAAAGGCGTAGgatagaaacaaaaatgaaaatttgactGGAAAACGGCTTACTATTAAATTAGATTCCTTTCTTCAATTGTGCCGTTGTGctgttttgatttgttttttctcGGTTTatttaaaactgaaaataataatatctgCACTTTTCCAGCCTTGAAACAGGAGAGGAGCACACGTCAGTGAAGGGgaccttttttattattttattatttttttccattttaatccAAATTTAGTTATTGGgctttttcattaaatttctAATAAGATCAATAATTACAgtaaaagtttatgttttattacaaaataaaattactgacCATATGTTTTCTGATATTTGGGAACAGTCTGTGCCATTGTATCTCTCTGAGATGGCTCCTTACAAGTACAGAGGAGCACTGAACATTGGGTTTCAATTGTCTATCACAATCGGCATCCTGGTGGCCGAAGTCTTGAACTACTTCTTCGCCAAGATCGAAGGTGGGTGGGGATGGCGGCTGAGCTTGGGCGGTGCAGTAGTCCCAGCTCTCATAATCACAATCGGATCACTAATCCTGCCGGAAACCCCCAATTCGTTGATCGAGCGTGGACTGCACGATGAAGCCAGGGCTAAACTCAAGAGAATTCGAGGCGTTGAAGACATCGACGAGGAGTTCAACGATCTTATTGCCGCCAGTGAGATATCAAAGCAGGTGGAGCATCCATGGATGAATCTGTTGCAGAGGAAATACAGGCCTCAACTCACCATGGCCATCGTCATTCCCTTCTTCCAACAACTCACCGGCATCAACGTCATCATGTTCTATGCTCCCGTTCTGTTCAAAACAATTGGCTTCAAGAGCGACGCTTCGCTAATGTCTTCTGTAATCACCGGGGGCGTGAACGTTCTTGCAACCTTGGTTTCAGTCTACGGCGTTGATAAGTGGGGAAGAAGATTCTTGTTCCTCGAGGGTGGCGCCCAAATGCTCATCTGCCAGGTAATTGTCATTTGTCCCGACTGAaattgaattcttgattgattaattaactttgttttttttttttctctagtaCATACATTGTTCACTGATTTACTAGTATTATATTTTGGACAGGCCGTTGTTGCAGCTTGCATTGGCGCTAAATTCGGAATAGATGGGAATCCAGGGGAGTTGCCCAAGTGGTACGCCATAGTCGTGGTGACATTCATATGCATTTACGTCGCAGGCTTTGCCTGGTCATGGGGGCCTCTTGGCTGGCTCGTTCCTAGTGAAATCTTCCCATTGGAAATCCGGTCTGCTGCTCAGAGTATCAACGTATCAGTTAACATGATCTTCACATTCGCAGTAGCACAGGTGTTCTTGACAATGCTGTGCCACTTGAAGTTCGGGTTGTTCCTCTTCTTCGCGTTCTTCGTGGTGCTGATGACCATTTTCGTGTTCATCTTCTTGCCGGAGACGAAGAACATCCCGATCGAGGAGATGGTGATTGTGTGGAAGCAGCACTGGTTCTGGTCGAGGTACATGCATGATGTTGATTATCCTAACAATGGATCCGTTGAGATGGGAAAAGGGGGCCAGCCTGCTAAGTCTCTGTGATTTTAAtagtttctttgtttttttttatttcatattctGAAAAGAACTGATGAATGAGATTTTTGTCTCATAATTGGATCATCATTTTATTTCTGGTACTCTAGTAGCagtatataatatttattattcctttttctttttgtttagtAATTCATCGTATTATCTTACTGTCCAAGAATCGTGCtataatttactaattttaaaGTTCGATCTTTGCTGCTCATTAAATACGACCCAAAATGGCACCATTCTAATCAAAATGACTTGACTCGTGCCACATCCATGGTGGACTGATTACAGTGTCATTTTTTGACcaatttcatcttctccttgtC from Diospyros lotus cultivar Yz01 chromosome 8, ASM1463336v1, whole genome shotgun sequence carries:
- the LOC127808385 gene encoding sugar carrier protein C-like, producing MPAAGIAPGPGNGKEYPGELTPYVTVTCMVAAMGGLIFGYDIGISGGVTSMDSFLEKFFPSVYRKQKADSSTNQYCKFDSQTLTMFTSSLYLAALLSSLVASTVTRRLGRKLSMLLGGVLFCAGALINGFAQAVWMLILGRILLGFGIGFANQSVPLYLSEMAPYKYRGALNIGFQLSITIGILVAEVLNYFFAKIEGGWGWRLSLGGAVVPALIITIGSLILPETPNSLIERGLHDEARAKLKRIRGVEDIDEEFNDLIAASEISKQVEHPWMNLLQRKYRPQLTMAIVIPFFQQLTGINVIMFYAPVLFKTIGFKSDASLMSSVITGGVNVLATLVSVYGVDKWGRRFLFLEGGAQMLICQAVVAACIGAKFGIDGNPGELPKWYAIVVVTFICIYVAGFAWSWGPLGWLVPSEIFPLEIRSAAQSINVSVNMIFTFAVAQVFLTMLCHLKFGLFLFFAFFVVLMTIFVFIFLPETKNIPIEEMVIVWKQHWFWSRYMHDVDYPNNGSVEMGKGGQPAKSL